A single genomic interval of Rosistilla ulvae harbors:
- a CDS encoding tetratricopeptide repeat protein, with translation MNRLLKQTVLFGVFALCTQTATLVFAQLDRVYPTQGPVVSGTISQTQPDGVVIQVGGAERKFTLDKIDKVVFNREPGPLTDGRSLVQQEQYEAALAQLSQINMAEIERAEIKSDAMFYLAFCQAQVALAGQGDKNTAVKNMFSYVSSLGKNSFHFYPAAKTLGDLALAVGSYDNAVKYYGALARSSDANLQLQSRYLVGWSYLQQKKLDEADKAFAAVAAAKVNSPEQVRYQKLSLAGQAAIAAAKGEPDRGLASLTKLIEESDPADAELFGRLCNAQGACLAAKSDPEGAVLAYLKTHLLFPSDPDSHAEALAELVQLWPQVGHPERANEARAILQNRYPGRN, from the coding sequence ATGAATAGACTTCTAAAACAAACGGTCCTGTTTGGCGTTTTCGCTTTGTGTACGCAAACCGCCACGCTTGTGTTTGCTCAATTGGATCGGGTCTACCCAACGCAAGGGCCTGTTGTTAGCGGGACGATCTCGCAGACGCAGCCCGACGGCGTGGTGATCCAGGTTGGCGGAGCGGAGCGAAAGTTTACGCTCGACAAGATCGACAAGGTCGTCTTCAATCGCGAGCCGGGGCCGTTGACCGATGGCCGCAGCTTGGTTCAGCAAGAGCAATACGAGGCCGCGTTGGCTCAGTTGTCGCAGATCAACATGGCGGAAATCGAACGAGCCGAGATCAAATCCGATGCGATGTTTTATCTAGCCTTCTGCCAAGCTCAGGTTGCCCTGGCAGGCCAGGGAGATAAGAACACCGCGGTAAAAAACATGTTCAGCTATGTCTCGTCGCTGGGCAAAAACAGCTTCCATTTTTATCCCGCGGCCAAGACGTTGGGCGATCTAGCGCTGGCCGTCGGCAGCTATGACAACGCGGTGAAATATTACGGTGCCTTGGCACGATCCAGCGACGCCAACCTGCAGCTGCAGTCGCGGTATCTGGTCGGGTGGTCGTATCTGCAGCAGAAGAAGCTCGATGAAGCCGATAAGGCGTTTGCGGCCGTCGCTGCGGCGAAGGTTAATTCACCCGAACAGGTGCGCTATCAGAAATTGTCGCTCGCGGGACAAGCGGCGATCGCGGCGGCCAAAGGGGAGCCCGATCGGGGATTGGCGAGTCTGACCAAATTGATCGAAGAGAGCGATCCGGCGGACGCGGAGTTGTTTGGCCGGCTGTGTAATGCTCAAGGGGCCTGCTTGGCTGCCAAGAGCGATCCCGAGGGGGCCGTGTTGGCATATTTGAAAACACATCTTTTGTTCCCGTCGGACCCCGATTCGCACGCCGAAGCGCTGGCGGAATTGGTACAGTTATGGCCACAGGTCGGGCATCCCGAACGAGCCAATGAGGCCCGCGCAATTTTGCAGAACCGATACCCGGGGCGAAACTGA
- a CDS encoding MotA/TolQ/ExbB proton channel family protein: MNRLSKLSNAKRPAAGLLGWCFIALAFSLFAVLSPVSAQDEAADEFADAPAEPAAAAPADPGAGEAAPVAAPAADGAAADASDQSLLGWVYQSLGLTYLLVFLALSFTFVSLLVMNLLTARRDTLCPQELVDSFEEKLDSKDFQQAYDLARADESVLGHVLSAGLAKLSKGYNKALEGMQEVGEEESMKLEHRLSYMALIGNISPMIGLFGTVDGMIRSFQVIATSGSTPKPSELAGGISTALFTTLVGLAIAIPAIAAYNILRNRVTRLLLEVGVTSEDLMSRFEDIKPGAK; this comes from the coding sequence ATGAACCGATTGTCGAAACTGAGCAATGCAAAGCGGCCTGCGGCAGGCCTTTTGGGGTGGTGTTTTATCGCCCTGGCCTTCTCGCTTTTTGCTGTTCTGTCGCCCGTCTCGGCACAGGACGAAGCGGCCGATGAATTTGCCGATGCACCCGCCGAACCGGCCGCGGCAGCTCCCGCCGATCCCGGCGCCGGCGAAGCCGCACCGGTGGCAGCCCCCGCAGCCGATGGTGCCGCCGCGGATGCGAGCGATCAAAGTTTGTTGGGTTGGGTTTATCAATCGTTGGGGCTCACTTACCTGTTGGTCTTCTTGGCTCTCTCCTTCACCTTTGTCTCGTTGTTGGTGATGAATCTGTTGACCGCGCGGCGGGATACGTTGTGCCCTCAAGAACTGGTCGACAGTTTTGAAGAGAAGCTCGACAGCAAGGATTTTCAGCAGGCCTACGACTTGGCTCGCGCCGACGAATCGGTTCTGGGGCACGTGTTGTCGGCCGGGTTGGCAAAGTTGTCCAAGGGTTACAACAAGGCGCTCGAAGGGATGCAGGAAGTTGGCGAAGAGGAGAGCATGAAGCTGGAACATCGTTTGAGCTACATGGCGTTGATCGGAAACATCAGCCCGATGATCGGGCTGTTTGGAACGGTCGACGGTATGATTCGTTCGTTCCAGGTGATCGCGACCAGCGGTTCAACGCCGAAGCCGAGCGAGTTGGCGGGTGGTATTTCGACGGCGTTGTTCACGACGTTGGTCGGTTTGGCGATCGCGATCCCCGCGATCGCGGCTTACAACATTTTGCGGAACCGCGTGACGCGATTGTTGTTGGAAGTCGGCGTAACCAGCGAAGATCTGATGAGTCGATTTGAAGACATCAAGCCGGGTGCTAAGTAG
- a CDS encoding ExbD/TolR family protein — translation MRVKSKKPEIEEGDLTPMIDMTFQLIAFFMVLINFSQTEANERVRLPSSELARPPEGEIESPIIIHVAADGTAIIGGEEFSVDTLRPILNREISVLKSDGKGAEDANIIIRAHKDAATGKAQEIISVCQEVGFENFLLRAKEKV, via the coding sequence ATGCGCGTGAAGTCAAAGAAACCCGAGATCGAAGAAGGCGATTTGACGCCGATGATCGATATGACATTTCAGTTGATCGCGTTTTTTATGGTGTTGATCAATTTTTCGCAGACCGAAGCGAACGAGCGCGTTCGGCTGCCCAGCAGCGAATTGGCTCGGCCGCCGGAGGGCGAAATCGAATCGCCGATCATCATCCACGTTGCCGCCGATGGAACGGCGATCATTGGTGGTGAAGAGTTTTCGGTCGATACGTTGCGGCCTATTCTCAATCGTGAGATCAGCGTCTTGAAGTCGGATGGCAAAGGCGCCGAAGATGCGAACATCATCATCCGCGCCCACAAGGATGCGGCGACCGGCAAGGCGCAGGAGATTATCTCGGTCTGCCAAGAGGTCGGCTTTGAAAATTTCCTGTTGCGGGCGAAGGAGAAGGTGTAA
- a CDS encoding ExbD/TolR family protein produces the protein MKIRNRSEGIKNELQMTSMIDIVFLLLVFFIMTFKIVEQEGDFNIKMPLASQNQQSQSDDMNIPLKVRMESDASGGLLRMRLNEIDLGTDFSALRKTVVGLVGAGGGPTEGEDGQEVEIDADYNLRYEYTIEAITMVTGEKRGKETVKLIDKIKFAPTRRPN, from the coding sequence ATGAAAATTCGCAACCGAAGCGAAGGGATCAAGAACGAATTGCAGATGACATCGATGATCGACATCGTGTTTCTGTTGTTGGTCTTCTTTATCATGACCTTCAAGATCGTCGAGCAAGAAGGCGACTTTAACATCAAGATGCCGCTGGCTTCGCAAAACCAGCAATCGCAAAGCGATGACATGAACATTCCGTTGAAGGTCCGGATGGAATCCGATGCCAGCGGCGGTCTGCTGCGGATGCGGTTGAATGAGATCGATCTAGGGACCGATTTCTCCGCGCTTCGTAAAACTGTCGTCGGGTTGGTCGGTGCGGGTGGTGGACCGACCGAGGGCGAGGATGGTCAGGAGGTCGAGATCGACGCCGACTACAATTTGCGGTACGAGTACACGATCGAGGCGATCACGATGGTCACCGGTGAGAAGCGTGGCAAGGAGACTGTCAAGTTGATCGATAAGATCAAATTTGCACCGACGCGACGGCCGAACTAG
- a CDS encoding HD-GYP domain-containing protein: MPLDFGKLDVGTVLKESLFSDSGKLLLRRGSYISEEVYRRLRRRSSSRAVASATLDTYAATLPGTDISRHGCKPYDDQEVQRLQDRFVSASGTVADLADAFIQRKLGAATELRDLAGDYVDDMSSDMDQVLSALCEVPEDQRLAARCVRMGMVCIAIGIEMDLSKDDLVDLGTAGVVHDWGLFGEPAEMRYIHPAMTLRQRIQYTRHPFYGYDLVRAISNVPQSVSQAVLQAHERLDGSGFPSGLRGNQIQPFGRILAVADTYLSLTAPLGDLPAVVPCDAVAYLVGQLGKARFDPRVVRGFLQSMAQFPIGSLLQLSDLRQVKVLRGNGKQYGRPIVQDLMSSEILDLARHELYVLKPILRHDPSEYRLKPEFRRLMDHRDLPEYLHSDCFVRPQAVDV; the protein is encoded by the coding sequence ATGCCTCTGGATTTTGGGAAGCTCGACGTCGGCACCGTGCTCAAGGAGTCGCTGTTCAGTGATTCTGGCAAGCTGCTGCTGCGCCGTGGTTCCTATATAAGTGAAGAAGTTTATCGTCGCTTGCGCCGCCGCAGCAGTTCGCGGGCTGTGGCGTCAGCGACGTTGGACACCTACGCCGCGACGCTGCCAGGCACGGACATCTCACGACATGGTTGCAAGCCGTATGACGATCAGGAGGTCCAGCGGTTGCAGGATCGTTTTGTGTCTGCCTCCGGGACGGTGGCCGATTTGGCTGACGCATTCATCCAGCGGAAGCTAGGGGCAGCGACAGAGTTGCGGGACCTGGCAGGCGATTACGTCGACGATATGTCGAGCGATATGGATCAGGTGTTGTCGGCGTTGTGCGAGGTTCCCGAGGATCAGCGTTTGGCTGCCCGATGTGTTCGCATGGGGATGGTCTGTATTGCGATCGGGATAGAGATGGATCTGTCCAAAGATGATTTGGTGGATTTGGGAACCGCCGGCGTTGTGCATGACTGGGGGCTGTTTGGCGAGCCAGCGGAGATGCGCTATATCCATCCGGCGATGACGCTTCGTCAGCGCATTCAATACACGCGGCATCCATTCTACGGATACGATCTGGTGCGGGCGATTTCCAATGTTCCCCAGTCGGTGTCTCAGGCGGTGCTGCAGGCGCACGAGCGGCTCGATGGCAGTGGTTTTCCGAGTGGTTTGCGCGGCAACCAGATCCAACCGTTCGGGCGGATCCTGGCCGTCGCCGATACTTATCTGTCGTTGACTGCGCCGCTTGGTGATCTGCCGGCGGTCGTTCCTTGCGATGCGGTTGCCTATTTGGTCGGCCAGTTGGGGAAGGCGCGATTCGATCCCCGCGTGGTTCGTGGATTTCTGCAATCGATGGCCCAGTTTCCGATTGGCAGTCTGTTGCAGTTGAGCGATTTGCGGCAGGTTAAGGTGCTTCGCGGCAACGGCAAGCAGTATGGGCGACCGATCGTTCAGGATCTGATGAGTTCCGAAATCCTGGATCTCGCCAGGCACGAACTGTATGTGCTTAAGCCGATCCTGCGACACGATCCGTCGGAATATCGGCTGAAGCCTGAATTTCGGCGTTTGATGGATCATCGCGACCTGCCAGAGTATCTTCATTCGGATTGTTTTGTGCGTCCGCAAGCGGTCGATGTATAG
- a CDS encoding SDR family NAD(P)-dependent oxidoreductase: protein MALPGIKLFDLSGKSAIVTGGSKGLGQAMAAGLASAGADVMLVSRSAQQAADAAAEIAVQFGHQAMGIAADVSCPDQVQSMVDQAIERFGKIDILINNAGINIRGSIETLTLDEFRQVQSINTDAMWSCCKAVVPHMKRAGAGKIINMASTLGLVGLANRTPYATSKGAVVQLTRALALELATDGIQVNAICPGPFLTPMNVPIADTEEGKQFIVGATALKRWGQLEEIQGAAIYLASAASNYTVGSLLVVDGGWTAR from the coding sequence ATGGCGTTACCCGGAATTAAACTGTTCGATCTATCAGGTAAGTCGGCGATCGTGACGGGCGGGTCCAAGGGGCTCGGGCAAGCGATGGCGGCTGGTTTGGCGTCGGCTGGTGCTGATGTGATGTTGGTCAGCCGGTCAGCTCAGCAGGCTGCCGATGCTGCGGCGGAGATCGCCGTCCAGTTCGGGCATCAGGCGATGGGGATCGCGGCCGATGTGTCGTGCCCCGACCAGGTGCAATCGATGGTCGATCAAGCGATCGAGCGTTTTGGAAAGATCGATATCTTGATCAACAACGCGGGGATCAATATTCGCGGTAGCATCGAAACGTTGACGCTCGACGAATTTCGTCAGGTGCAATCGATCAACACCGATGCGATGTGGTCGTGTTGCAAGGCGGTGGTGCCGCACATGAAGCGGGCCGGTGCGGGGAAGATCATTAATATGGCCAGCACGTTGGGGTTGGTCGGGCTCGCGAATCGCACGCCTTATGCGACCAGCAAAGGGGCCGTGGTTCAGTTGACTCGCGCGTTGGCGTTGGAGTTGGCGACCGACGGGATTCAGGTTAACGCGATCTGTCCGGGGCCGTTCTTGACGCCGATGAACGTGCCGATTGCCGATACCGAAGAGGGGAAGCAGTTTATCGTCGGTGCGACCGCGCTGAAGCGTTGGGGGCAGTTGGAGGAGATCCAGGGGGCGGCGATCTATCTGGCTAGCGCGGCGTCGAATTATACGGTTGGCAGTCTGTTGGTGGTCGATGGCGGCTGGACGGCTCGGTAG
- a CDS encoding serine/threonine protein kinase, whose amino-acid sequence MKKIQLEDLQLGTTIGVGTVGTICDATDPADGARYAVKILHPAVSRDPLIRARFEREMEILQRMSHRNIIEYYGGGEHDDQLYYVMELVDGGSVKELFHGGQCLTWQEVVSLTIQICSALQYAHNHGVIHRDIKPANIFLTSDGTVKLGDFGIARDLNNSDLTGAGMTVGTHAYMAPEQITGETTITGKVDLYALGCCLYEMLTGEKAFSGDNFMQLFEAHLHGTPPRVRDRIPGCPAAFDEIIAQLLEKDPEKRPFNARHVQGVMLEIAAEHNVEESILANAKSEAGQRTDVGAETALGIGQNRLRDRIRRSTHGLERPEASLPVMLAIVAFVTLMVGVLLYFQSN is encoded by the coding sequence ATGAAAAAGATTCAGCTGGAAGATCTCCAGCTTGGAACGACGATCGGTGTCGGTACTGTCGGTACGATATGTGACGCAACCGACCCCGCCGATGGCGCCCGGTATGCTGTCAAAATCTTGCACCCCGCTGTCTCGCGGGACCCGCTGATCCGCGCTCGCTTCGAACGCGAGATGGAAATCTTGCAGCGGATGTCACACCGAAACATCATCGAATATTACGGTGGTGGCGAACACGACGACCAACTGTATTACGTGATGGAATTGGTCGACGGCGGCTCGGTTAAAGAGCTGTTTCACGGCGGCCAGTGCCTCACCTGGCAAGAGGTTGTCTCGCTGACGATCCAGATCTGCTCGGCTTTGCAATACGCCCACAACCACGGCGTGATCCATCGCGACATCAAACCAGCAAACATCTTCCTAACAAGCGACGGCACCGTAAAACTGGGCGACTTTGGAATCGCACGCGACCTCAATAACAGCGACTTGACCGGCGCGGGGATGACCGTCGGCACCCACGCCTACATGGCCCCCGAACAGATAACTGGTGAAACCACCATCACCGGAAAAGTCGACCTGTATGCGTTGGGCTGCTGTCTGTACGAGATGCTGACGGGCGAGAAGGCGTTCAGCGGCGACAATTTCATGCAACTGTTCGAAGCCCACCTTCACGGCACTCCGCCACGGGTCCGCGACCGCATCCCAGGATGTCCTGCAGCGTTTGATGAGATCATCGCCCAACTGCTGGAAAAAGATCCCGAAAAACGCCCCTTCAATGCCCGCCATGTGCAAGGCGTAATGCTAGAGATCGCGGCGGAACACAATGTCGAAGAATCAATCCTAGCCAATGCCAAATCCGAAGCAGGGCAACGAACGGACGTCGGTGCCGAAACCGCGCTGGGGATCGGACAAAATCGCCTGCGAGATCGGATTCGACGCAGCACCCACGGCCTAGAACGCCCCGAAGCGTCGTTGCCGGTGATGCTGGCGATCGTCGCCTTTGTGACGCTGATGGTCGGCGTGTTGCTATATTTCCAAAGCAACTGA
- the rplU gene encoding 50S ribosomal protein L21 yields the protein MYAIFVDGGKQYRAEPGQEIDIDYRDVGQGESLDFPKVLAIGSDDGFKLGSPTVSGASVKVSVLGPKQGEKVYVEKFRRRQNSKRRTGHRQLYTRVRIESIDV from the coding sequence ATGTACGCAATTTTCGTGGATGGTGGCAAGCAATACCGCGCTGAGCCCGGCCAAGAAATCGATATCGATTACCGTGACGTTGGCCAAGGTGAAAGCCTCGACTTTCCCAAGGTCCTCGCTATCGGATCCGACGACGGCTTCAAGCTAGGTTCGCCAACGGTCAGCGGTGCCAGCGTCAAGGTTTCCGTCCTAGGCCCCAAGCAGGGTGAAAAGGTTTACGTCGAAAAGTTTCGTCGTCGCCAAAACTCGAAGCGCCGCACCGGCCATCGCCAACTGTACACACGCGTGCGGATTGAATCGATCGACGTCTAA
- the serC gene encoding 3-phosphoserine/phosphohydroxythreonine transaminase: MTAQAVQERIYNFSPGPATMPLSVLREVQEELLCLPGAGCSIMEMSHRDKTFLDILHAAENGIRSLLNVSDDYAVLFLQGGARLQFSMIAANLLRGHSGKAQYLVTGSWGKKALEEAVKEGPTEVIWDGKSCNYNDIPKSGDYSVDPSAAYLYYCSNETIQGVQFQDEPIAPAGVPLVCDSSSDFLCRPVDIEKYGIMYACAQKNAGPAGVSVTVIRKDLLERGQADLPGYMNYKNHADNDSEWNTPPTFAIYVLGKVLNWLRDDIGGLQAMQDLNREKAALLYDVIDQHPEFYIGHSVPDCRSLMNVTYKLPSDELQSAFLAQAAKHNLSSLKGHRSVGGIRASIYNAMPREGVAALADFMKDFVAQNG, translated from the coding sequence ATGACTGCCCAGGCTGTCCAGGAGCGAATCTATAATTTCTCCCCAGGTCCAGCAACGATGCCGCTGTCGGTATTGCGCGAGGTACAAGAGGAACTGCTTTGCCTCCCGGGGGCTGGTTGCTCCATCATGGAAATGTCGCACCGTGACAAGACGTTCCTCGATATCTTGCATGCTGCCGAGAATGGCATCCGTTCGCTTCTGAACGTTTCGGACGACTATGCGGTTCTGTTCCTGCAAGGCGGGGCGCGGCTGCAATTTTCGATGATCGCGGCAAATCTGTTGCGTGGCCACAGCGGCAAAGCTCAATATCTGGTGACCGGCAGTTGGGGCAAAAAGGCGCTCGAGGAAGCTGTCAAAGAAGGTCCGACCGAGGTGATTTGGGACGGCAAGTCGTGCAATTACAACGACATCCCCAAGTCTGGTGACTATTCGGTCGATCCATCGGCAGCGTATCTGTATTACTGCAGCAACGAAACGATCCAGGGAGTTCAGTTCCAAGACGAACCGATCGCTCCGGCTGGCGTTCCGTTGGTCTGCGATTCGTCGAGCGATTTTCTGTGTCGTCCGGTCGACATCGAAAAATATGGCATCATGTACGCGTGTGCTCAAAAGAACGCCGGTCCTGCGGGTGTCAGCGTGACCGTGATCCGCAAGGATCTGTTGGAACGAGGGCAAGCGGATCTGCCCGGGTACATGAATTACAAGAACCATGCCGACAACGATTCGGAATGGAACACGCCACCAACGTTTGCAATCTACGTCCTCGGCAAAGTCTTGAATTGGTTGCGCGACGACATCGGCGGCCTGCAAGCGATGCAAGATCTGAACCGCGAGAAGGCGGCGCTGTTGTACGATGTGATCGATCAGCACCCCGAGTTCTACATCGGGCATTCGGTTCCAGATTGTCGTTCGTTGATGAACGTCACCTACAAGCTTCCTAGCGACGAATTGCAGTCGGCGTTTTTGGCTCAAGCGGCAAAGCACAACTTGAGCAGCCTGAAAGGGCATCGCAGCGTCGGCGGGATCCGTGCCAGCATCTACAACGCGATGCCTCGTGAGGGCGTTGCGGCATTGGCCGATTTTATGAAAGATTTTGTGGCCCAGAACGGTTGA
- the serA gene encoding phosphoglycerate dehydrogenase → MHRIIVLDNIAQEGLDILDAESGVEYDVRIGLKGEELRQALSEYDGAILRSGVKITPESVAGNTRLKAIVRAGVGTDNIDKPAATRQGIVVMNTPTGNTVSTAEHAFALMMALSRNIAPANQSLVEGRWDRKLYMGNQMAGKTLGIVGMGRIGREVASRAKAFEMRVVGYDPFLTEEQAAKLGIEYAATVDDLLPQIDYLTVHTPLTPETTNLVSKANLDKLKPGVRLVNAARGGIYEEDALIEGLDSGKIGGVALDVYPSEPCTDSPLFGRPNVVCTPHLGASTEEAQTQVAVEGIHLLINFLKTGEIRHAVNVAALDPKTLAEMKGFLNVAHRLGVLLAQWHGSGISSVSLNYRGEIASKSTQLLTSAFCAGLLENALEEEVNVINAEVLLRDRGIDLVAQQHHDMGAFASSMTVEVSGAERTVKASGALLGHNMPRLVMLDDHRLESYLDGKLLVFTHADVPGIIGRVGTVFGQHNVNIGQMAVGRAGGKPGGRAVGVLNLDGVPSQAALDEVQAIEAIDHVCVIELPPADQLPAWLQA, encoded by the coding sequence ATGCACCGAATCATCGTTCTCGACAACATTGCTCAAGAAGGCCTGGATATTTTGGATGCCGAGTCAGGCGTCGAATATGACGTCCGCATCGGACTCAAGGGCGAAGAACTACGCCAGGCCCTGTCGGAATACGATGGCGCGATCCTCCGCAGCGGAGTGAAGATCACGCCCGAATCGGTCGCGGGCAACACGCGTCTGAAGGCGATCGTGCGGGCGGGTGTCGGTACCGACAACATCGATAAACCGGCAGCGACGCGGCAAGGGATTGTCGTGATGAACACGCCGACCGGAAATACGGTCAGCACGGCCGAGCACGCTTTTGCCCTGATGATGGCGTTGTCGCGGAACATCGCTCCGGCAAACCAGAGCCTGGTCGAAGGACGCTGGGATCGGAAGCTGTACATGGGTAACCAGATGGCTGGCAAGACGCTGGGTATCGTCGGTATGGGGCGGATCGGTCGCGAAGTCGCTTCGCGAGCCAAAGCATTCGAGATGCGTGTCGTCGGATACGACCCGTTCTTGACCGAAGAGCAAGCGGCAAAGTTGGGGATCGAATATGCCGCGACGGTCGACGATCTGTTGCCGCAAATCGATTACCTGACCGTTCACACTCCGCTGACTCCCGAAACGACCAACTTGGTCAGCAAGGCGAACCTGGACAAACTGAAGCCGGGCGTGCGGTTGGTCAACGCCGCTCGCGGTGGAATTTATGAAGAGGACGCGTTGATCGAAGGACTCGACAGCGGCAAGATCGGCGGAGTGGCGTTGGACGTTTATCCCAGCGAACCATGCACCGACAGCCCGCTGTTTGGACGCCCCAACGTGGTCTGCACACCGCACTTGGGCGCCAGCACCGAAGAAGCTCAGACGCAGGTTGCTGTCGAAGGCATTCATCTGTTGATCAACTTTTTGAAGACCGGCGAGATCCGGCACGCGGTGAACGTTGCGGCGTTAGACCCCAAGACGTTGGCCGAAATGAAGGGCTTCTTGAATGTCGCTCATCGCTTGGGCGTGTTGTTGGCCCAGTGGCACGGCAGCGGAATCTCCTCGGTCAGCCTGAACTATCGCGGCGAGATCGCTTCGAAAAGCACGCAACTGTTGACCAGCGCTTTCTGTGCCGGTCTGTTGGAGAATGCGTTGGAAGAAGAGGTCAACGTGATCAACGCCGAGGTTCTGTTGCGCGATCGTGGGATCGATCTGGTCGCACAGCAACACCATGACATGGGAGCGTTTGCATCGTCGATGACGGTGGAAGTTTCTGGAGCCGAGCGGACCGTCAAGGCTTCCGGAGCGCTGTTGGGTCATAACATGCCGCGATTGGTGATGTTGGACGATCATCGTCTGGAAAGCTATCTCGATGGCAAGCTGCTGGTCTTTACGCATGCAGATGTCCCTGGAATCATCGGTCGCGTGGGGACCGTCTTTGGTCAGCACAACGTCAACATTGGTCAGATGGCTGTCGGGCGTGCTGGCGGTAAGCCGGGCGGACGCGCTGTGGGAGTGTTGAATCTCGATGGCGTGCCATCGCAGGCGGCATTGGACGAAGTGCAAGCGATCGAAGCGATCGATCATGTTTGCGTGATCGAATTGCCACCAGCGGACCAATTGCCAGCTTGGCTGCAAGCGTAA
- a CDS encoding RNA polymerase sigma factor, with protein sequence MDDHDSVDLFARVRDGETEAQFELFDHYVVRLLGLVRKRISPQFARRIEAEDVVQSAYRSFFSGVENERFVLQNSGDLWRLLAAITMHKLHRQLQRNQAAKRSVKREQSVPLQLGDSSCSFLVDAIASGPTPDDEVALSEEIGLLMDSFDANQQTMFELRLAGATIDEIADQVQCSERTVRRFFDQKVKPMLESRFGLHQAS encoded by the coding sequence ATGGACGATCACGATTCGGTCGATCTATTTGCTCGTGTTCGCGATGGGGAAACCGAAGCCCAGTTCGAACTCTTCGATCATTATGTCGTCCGTTTGTTGGGGCTTGTTCGCAAGCGAATCTCGCCCCAGTTTGCTCGCCGCATCGAGGCCGAGGACGTGGTTCAGTCGGCCTATCGGAGCTTCTTTTCGGGCGTTGAGAACGAGCGTTTTGTGCTGCAAAACAGTGGCGATCTGTGGCGTTTGTTGGCAGCGATCACGATGCACAAACTGCATCGGCAACTGCAACGCAACCAAGCGGCGAAACGCTCGGTAAAACGCGAGCAGAGCGTTCCGCTGCAGCTGGGAGATTCCAGTTGTTCGTTTTTGGTCGACGCGATCGCCAGCGGACCGACCCCCGATGACGAAGTCGCGCTCAGCGAAGAGATCGGGTTGTTGATGGATTCTTTCGACGCCAATCAACAGACGATGTTCGAACTGCGGTTGGCGGGGGCGACGATCGATGAGATCGCGGATCAGGTGCAATGTTCCGAGAGAACCGTCCGCCGCTTCTTCGACCAAAAGGTCAAACCGATGCTGGAATCGCGGTTCGGTTTGCATCAGGCATCGTGA